The following is a genomic window from Candidatus Gorgyraea atricola.
TAAATTCACAAGACATGATGAAAGATCATACTAAAAGTAAATCAACGTGGATTAGATTATTAGAATTTTCTATTGTTGCAACAGTTATTCTATTGTTTCTGTCGAAGTTGTTGTTTTGGCTAACCCATGCAATAAATTCAAAGCCCGAATGGCTTGATTACTGGCTTATGTGTTCTATGCTTGAACAACAGGTTACAAGGATACTTGGTTTAAATCCAGGCGGGATATGGGAAAAAAAAAGGGGGGGGGTCTATTATCCTTTCCATACAGTTAGCATGTTGTTTTGCGAAAATTCGGAGCAAGGTACTGGGTTTTGCATATAGAAGACTGGTCTTTAGAAGAGGTTCAATTGTTCAAGAATGCCATCGGTGAGCTAAAGCAAATTGCAGAACTCGACAATGGAAAGACCTTGATTTATGAAGATCCAGACCCAAAAGTATCTGTAACAGAGTACGACGTAAAGTAACGAGATATGTCGAAGGAGCGATAGGCCAATGAAAATATTGAAGATTTTGTTTTTACTTCATGCTCATCTTTATTTTTGTTTTATCTCACAAGTAGCATTTGCAAATGATTCTATCGACACGGCTCTTGAGTTTCCAGAATTTGTTGCTCATGGAGGCGGCATTGTTTATGGTATAGCAGGAAGTAATTCGCTGGAGGCCCTGAATCATAATTACAAAAAAGGGTTTATGTTTTTCGAACTTGATTTTGAATGGACAACTGATGAAGAAATGGTTTTAATCCATGATTGGGATTTTTTTGTAAATGAACTATTTTCTGTAGAGGAAAAACGATATAGTTTGGAAGAGTTTAGAAAATTTAAAATGGTAAAAGATTTAACTCAATTACCCATAGATGATTTGATAATCTGGATGACAAGCCATTCAGATGCTTATGTAGTAACAGATATAAAAAAGGACAATATAAGAGGACTGGAAGAAATTTTTTCCGATTATCCTGCAGTAAGGGATAATTTCATACCGCAAATATACAGTTTTGAGGAATACCAAAAAGTTAAGGATATAGGATTTAAGCATATTATATTGACACTATACGCTTCTGATTATAGCAATGAAGAGGTTATTGATTTTTTGACTAGCAATAAAGTATCTGCGCTTACAATGCGGGATAATAAGGCCACAAAGAGATTTATTAAAGAACTCGACGAGCTTGACATTTTTACTTTTGTTCATACGGTAAATGATATTGATTTAAAAAATGAATTGGCAGAATTAGGCGTGGATGGTTTTTACACAGATTCACTTTCTCCTTAAA
Proteins encoded in this region:
- a CDS encoding glycerophosphodiester phosphodiesterase family protein, giving the protein MKILKILFLLHAHLYFCFISQVAFANDSIDTALEFPEFVAHGGGIVYGIAGSNSLEALNHNYKKGFMFFELDFEWTTDEEMVLIHDWDFFVNELFSVEEKRYSLEEFRKFKMVKDLTQLPIDDLIIWMTSHSDAYVVTDIKKDNIRGLEEIFSDYPAVRDNFIPQIYSFEEYQKVKDIGFKHIILTLYASDYSNEEVIDFLTSNKVSALTMRDNKATKRFIKELDELDIFTFVHTVNDIDLKNELAELGVDGFYTDSLSP